Proteins from a genomic interval of Mycobacterium conspicuum:
- a CDS encoding LCP family protein: MPVHRVIRALSTTLAVAVVVGTGVAWSNVHAFEDGIFHMSAPSLGKGGDDGAIDILLVGVDSRTDAHGNPLSAEELATLRAGDEEATNTDTIILVRIPNNGKSATAISIPRDSYVQAQGLGKTKINGVYGQTREAKRASLVRAGASAAEAEAAGTEAGREALIKTVADLTGVTVDHYAEIGLLGFALITDALGGVDVCLKEAVFEPLSGADFPAGRQRLDGPQALSFVRQRHDLPRGDLDRVVRQQAVMASLAHRVISGRTLSSPATLDRLEQAVQRSMVISSGWDVMDFLRQLQKLAGGKVAFATIPVLDGSGWSDDGMQSVVRVDPHQVQDWVASLLDNQSQGKTEELAYTPAKTSADVVNDTDINGLAAAVSDVLSSKGFTTGTVGNNEGGHVKSSQVRAAKADDLGAQQVSKELGGLPVIADTSIPQGSVKVVLANDYTGPGSGLSGGTSGQVTPAAASKPGPPGAPPPSPVLTAGSDKPECIN; the protein is encoded by the coding sequence ATGCCTGTGCACCGTGTGATTCGTGCGCTCTCCACCACGCTGGCCGTCGCGGTCGTTGTCGGCACCGGGGTGGCGTGGAGCAACGTGCACGCCTTCGAGGACGGCATCTTTCACATGTCCGCGCCGTCGCTGGGCAAGGGCGGCGACGACGGCGCGATCGACATTTTGCTGGTCGGCGTGGACAGCCGCACCGACGCCCACGGCAATCCCTTGTCGGCCGAGGAGCTTGCGACGTTGCGGGCCGGCGACGAGGAGGCCACCAACACCGACACCATCATCCTGGTCCGGATTCCCAACAACGGGAAGTCGGCGACCGCGATCTCGATCCCGCGCGACTCCTATGTCCAGGCCCAGGGTCTGGGCAAGACCAAGATCAACGGCGTCTACGGCCAGACCCGGGAGGCCAAGCGGGCCAGCCTGGTGCGGGCCGGCGCGTCGGCCGCCGAGGCCGAGGCCGCGGGCACCGAGGCCGGCCGCGAGGCCCTGATCAAGACCGTCGCCGACCTCACCGGTGTCACCGTCGATCATTACGCCGAGATCGGACTGCTCGGTTTCGCACTGATCACCGACGCGCTCGGCGGCGTTGACGTGTGCCTCAAAGAGGCTGTGTTCGAACCACTTTCGGGTGCCGACTTCCCCGCCGGCCGCCAGCGGCTCGACGGTCCGCAAGCCCTCAGCTTCGTGCGCCAGCGTCACGACCTGCCACGCGGAGACCTGGACCGGGTGGTGCGTCAGCAGGCGGTGATGGCCTCACTCGCCCACCGGGTCATCTCGGGCAGGACGTTGTCCAGCCCGGCCACGCTGGACCGGCTGGAGCAGGCCGTGCAGCGCTCCATGGTGATCTCGTCGGGCTGGGACGTGATGGATTTCCTGCGGCAGCTGCAAAAGCTCGCCGGCGGAAAGGTCGCCTTCGCCACCATCCCGGTGCTGGACGGATCCGGCTGGAGCGACGACGGCATGCAAAGCGTGGTCCGGGTGGACCCGCACCAGGTGCAGGACTGGGTCGCCAGCCTGCTGGACAACCAATCTCAGGGCAAGACCGAGGAGCTGGCCTACACGCCCGCCAAGACCAGCGCCGACGTGGTCAACGACACCGACATCAACGGGCTGGCGGCGGCGGTGTCGGATGTGTTGAGCTCCAAGGGGTTCACCACGGGAACCGTCGGCAACAACGAGGGCGGCCACGTCAAGAGCAGCCAGGTGCGGGCGGCCAAGGCCGACGACTTGGGCGCCCAGCAGGTGTCCAAGGAACTGGGCGGGCTGCCGGTCATCGCCGACACGTCGATACCGCAGGGATCGGTCAAGGTGGTGCTGGCCAACGACTACACCGGCCCGGGCTCCGGGCTGTCGGGGGGCACCAGCGGCCAGGTGACCCCCGCGGCCGCGTCCAAACCCGGGCCGCCCGGCGCGCCCCCGCCGTCGCCGGTCCTCACCGCCGGCTCCGACAAGCCGGAGTGCATCAACTGA
- a CDS encoding DinB family protein, with the protein MQEAAKADILAALDDSGKRLVSMVRQLDPERAARPVPGLAWTAVETAAHVVTVLGRLLGDRRRGATNEEVAELNATCLSEYTDRDIADVADRLEASLRTVIDRVYAKVDFDRQYPFHGGSTISAGGGARWILCEVLVHGYDIAAATGIEWGIPAAEASLAIRGPAESMNRLSESASSTRHRVCLGQDDIVEFVASSGAGSAGVGPIDAQPRELLLGLFKRIDVSDPRLALLLADLPNL; encoded by the coding sequence GTGCAAGAGGCAGCCAAAGCCGACATCCTCGCCGCGCTGGACGACAGCGGCAAGCGGCTGGTTTCGATGGTTCGGCAACTCGATCCGGAGCGCGCCGCGCGGCCTGTGCCCGGGCTCGCCTGGACGGCCGTGGAGACCGCGGCGCACGTGGTCACCGTGCTTGGTCGGCTGCTCGGCGATCGTCGACGCGGCGCCACCAACGAGGAGGTCGCCGAGCTGAACGCGACCTGCCTCTCGGAGTACACCGACCGAGACATCGCCGACGTCGCCGACCGGCTGGAGGCAAGTCTGCGGACCGTGATCGACCGCGTCTACGCCAAGGTCGACTTCGACCGGCAGTATCCGTTCCACGGTGGATCGACGATCTCGGCCGGTGGCGGCGCCCGGTGGATCCTGTGCGAGGTGCTCGTGCACGGTTACGACATCGCCGCCGCGACCGGAATCGAATGGGGCATTCCGGCCGCGGAGGCGTCCCTCGCGATTCGTGGCCCCGCCGAGTCGATGAATCGGCTGAGTGAGAGCGCGAGCTCGACCCGGCACCGGGTCTGTCTGGGGCAGGACGACATCGTCGAATTCGTCGCGTCTTCGGGGGCCGGGTCCGCCGGTGTCGGGCCGATCGACGCGCAACCCCGCGAGTTGCTCCTGGGTTTGTTCAAAAGAATTGACGTGTCCGATCCGCGGTTGGCGCTGCTTCTCGCCGATCTGCCCAATCTCTAG
- a CDS encoding TIGR03089 family protein: protein MHQLSTLSGAILDPMLRADPVGPRITYYDDASGERIELSGVTLANWAAKTGNLLRDELGAGPSSRIAILLPAHWQTAAVLFGVWWIGAEAVLDGPADLALCTGERLDEADMAVAGGEVAVLSLDPFGRPAPDVPIGVTDYATAVRVHGDQIVPERAPGPALAGRSVDEVLAACETSAAARGLTSNDRVLSTAPWTGPDELVDGLLSVLAVGASLVQVANPDPAAMRRRIETEKVTRVF from the coding sequence GTGCATCAACTGAGCACGCTCAGCGGGGCGATCCTGGACCCGATGCTGCGCGCCGACCCGGTCGGCCCGCGCATCACCTACTACGACGACGCGTCCGGCGAGCGGATCGAGCTGTCCGGAGTGACCCTGGCCAACTGGGCCGCCAAGACCGGCAACCTGTTGCGCGACGAGCTCGGCGCCGGCCCGTCGAGCCGGATCGCGATCCTGCTTCCGGCGCATTGGCAGACGGCGGCGGTGTTGTTCGGGGTGTGGTGGATCGGCGCCGAGGCTGTTTTGGACGGCCCGGCCGACCTCGCGTTGTGCACGGGCGAGCGGCTCGACGAGGCCGACATGGCGGTGGCCGGCGGCGAAGTCGCGGTGCTGTCGCTGGACCCGTTCGGCAGGCCCGCGCCCGACGTGCCGATCGGCGTCACCGACTACGCGACCGCGGTGCGGGTGCACGGCGACCAGATAGTTCCCGAACGGGCTCCCGGACCCGCGCTGGCGGGCCGATCGGTGGACGAGGTGCTGGCCGCGTGCGAAACATCCGCGGCGGCAAGGGGTTTGACATCAAACGACCGGGTGCTGTCCACCGCCCCATGGACCGGGCCCGACGAACTGGTGGACGGCCTGCTGTCGGTGCTGGCCGTCGGCGCGTCGCTGGTGCAGGTCGCCAACCCCGATCCGGCCGCCATGCGGCGCCGCATCGAGACGGAGAAGGTCACCCGGGTGTTCTAA